In Clupea harengus chromosome 13, Ch_v2.0.2, whole genome shotgun sequence, one DNA window encodes the following:
- the mtg1 gene encoding mitochondrial ribosome-associated GTPase 1 isoform X1, translating into MKLCRTLQNAVKFRSAFDFGEREVAHWFPGHMAKGLKQMKSNLKNVDCIIEIHDARIPFSGRNPLFQESLDVRPHLLVLNKVDLADTSNKQSILKRLERDGVRNVVFTDCLRQQDDNVKKIVPQVVELIENRPRFHRGEERNYCLMVIGVPNVGKSSFINALRRTNLKKGKASRVGAEPGITKAVLTKIQVCERPVMHLLDTPGVLPPRIESVETGIKLALCGTILDHLVGEDVIADYLLFTLNRLERFSYVEKYDLGEPCDSVEQVLKRIAIKLGKTQRVKAITGIGNITITVPNYTAAAYDFIRAFRKGELGKVMLD; encoded by the exons ATGAAGCTTTGTCGGACGTTACAGAATGCTGTGAAATTCAGGTCAGCGTTTGACTTCGGCGAAAGGGAGGTCGCTCATTGGTTTCCCGGTCATATGGCAAAAG GACTCAAGCAGATGAAATCAAATCTGAAGAACGTCGACTGCATCATAGAAATCCACGACGCCAGA ATTCCTTTCTCCGGTAGAAACCCTCTTTTTCAGGAGTCTTTGGATGTCCGTCCCCACCTACTAGTCCTGAATAAAGTGGACTTAGCGGATACCTCAAATAAACAA AGTATTCTGAAACGGTTGGAGAGAGATGGCGTCAGGAATGTCGTTTTCACGGATTGTTTGAGGCAGCAGGATGATAATGTGAAAAAG ATAGTTCCTCAGGTGGTCGAGTTGATTGAGAATCGTCCACGCTTTCACAGAGGCGAG GAGAGGAACTATTGTCTTATGGTAATCGGGGTTCCCAATGTAGGGAAGTCATCCTTCATCAACGCTCTACGGAGAACCAACCTGAAGAAAG GTAAAGCGTCACGAGTCGGTGCTGAGCCGGGGATCACCAAAGCAGTGTTGACCAAAATTCAG GTGTGTGAACGCCCGGTGATGCACCTACTGGACACTCCAGGCGTCCTGCCACCTCGCATTGAGAGTGTGGAGACGGGAATTAAGCTAGCCCTGTGTG GCACAATCCTGGACCATCTGGTTGGGGAGGACGTGATCGCAGACTACCTGCTCTTCACCCTTAACAGATTAGAGAGGTTCAG CTATGTGGAGAAGTACGACCTGGGGGAACCCTGTGACAGCGTTGAGCAGGTGCTGAAGCGCATCGCCATCAAGCTGGGCAAGACACAGCGTGTGAAGGCCATCACTGGAATAG GCAACATCACCATCACAGTTCCCAACTACACAGCAGCAGCCTATGACTTCATCCGCGCCTTCAGAAAGGGGGAGCTGGGGAAAGTCATGCTGGACTGA
- the mtg1 gene encoding mitochondrial ribosome-associated GTPase 1 isoform X2, with protein sequence MKSNLKNVDCIIEIHDARIPFSGRNPLFQESLDVRPHLLVLNKVDLADTSNKQSILKRLERDGVRNVVFTDCLRQQDDNVKKIVPQVVELIENRPRFHRGEERNYCLMVIGVPNVGKSSFINALRRTNLKKGKASRVGAEPGITKAVLTKIQVCERPVMHLLDTPGVLPPRIESVETGIKLALCGTILDHLVGEDVIADYLLFTLNRLERFSYVEKYDLGEPCDSVEQVLKRIAIKLGKTQRVKAITGIGNITITVPNYTAAAYDFIRAFRKGELGKVMLD encoded by the exons ATGAAATCAAATCTGAAGAACGTCGACTGCATCATAGAAATCCACGACGCCAGA ATTCCTTTCTCCGGTAGAAACCCTCTTTTTCAGGAGTCTTTGGATGTCCGTCCCCACCTACTAGTCCTGAATAAAGTGGACTTAGCGGATACCTCAAATAAACAA AGTATTCTGAAACGGTTGGAGAGAGATGGCGTCAGGAATGTCGTTTTCACGGATTGTTTGAGGCAGCAGGATGATAATGTGAAAAAG ATAGTTCCTCAGGTGGTCGAGTTGATTGAGAATCGTCCACGCTTTCACAGAGGCGAG GAGAGGAACTATTGTCTTATGGTAATCGGGGTTCCCAATGTAGGGAAGTCATCCTTCATCAACGCTCTACGGAGAACCAACCTGAAGAAAG GTAAAGCGTCACGAGTCGGTGCTGAGCCGGGGATCACCAAAGCAGTGTTGACCAAAATTCAG GTGTGTGAACGCCCGGTGATGCACCTACTGGACACTCCAGGCGTCCTGCCACCTCGCATTGAGAGTGTGGAGACGGGAATTAAGCTAGCCCTGTGTG GCACAATCCTGGACCATCTGGTTGGGGAGGACGTGATCGCAGACTACCTGCTCTTCACCCTTAACAGATTAGAGAGGTTCAG CTATGTGGAGAAGTACGACCTGGGGGAACCCTGTGACAGCGTTGAGCAGGTGCTGAAGCGCATCGCCATCAAGCTGGGCAAGACACAGCGTGTGAAGGCCATCACTGGAATAG GCAACATCACCATCACAGTTCCCAACTACACAGCAGCAGCCTATGACTTCATCCGCGCCTTCAGAAAGGGGGAGCTGGGGAAAGTCATGCTGGACTGA
- the sprn gene encoding shadow of prion protein, which translates to MRRVWVASWAMLLLFALLCDPVAPKGGRGGARGSARGTARGGRGRSGVRTSPVRVASAAAAGAAVALAAGGWYASAQRRPDDSSERDDQYANRTDWDFYSARTSGSAPSGCFLTKVWSVLLSINTLAYARL; encoded by the coding sequence ATGAGGCGAGTGTGGGTAGCTAGCTGGgccatgctgctgctgtttgccCTGCTCTGCGACCCCGTTGCCCCAAAAGGAGGCAGGGGGGGCGCTAGAGGCTCGGCACGAGGTACCGCCCGCGGGGGGCGTGGTCGGAGTGGCGTCCGCACCTCTCCTGTGCGCGTGGCGAGTGCGGCGGCGGCGGGTGCAGCGGTTGCCCTGGCAGCAGGAGGGTGGTACGCATCAGCGCAGAGACGCCCGGACGACAGCTCAGAGCGGGACGACCAGTACGCCAACCGGACCGACTGGGACTTCTACAGCGCCAGAACCTCAGGCTCCGCCCCCTCAGGCTGTTTCCTCACCAAAGTGTGGTCAGtgctgctgtcaatcaacacgCTGGCCTACGCCCGTCTCTGA